The nucleotide window TCGATTCGTTTTGCGGCAAGCTCTGAGGCAAGCTTGCGCCGCCGCGTTTCAAACCTGGTGTCTGCCATGCCCATGGCCCTTATCCTTCCTGCGAGTTGTGGACGATAGAGTCCAGCGCCAGCACGTAACCGTAGGTGCCCAGCCCGGCGATGACTCCGCGCGCGATCGGCGAGAGGTACGAGTGCGCCCGGAACGGCTCGCGGGCGTGCACGTTGGAGATGTGCACCTCGATAAAGCCGGCACCGTCAGCGACCTCAGCGAGCGCATCGCGCAGCGCCACCGAGGTGTGAGTAAACCCACCGGGGTTGATGATCACGGGCCAGCCATGGTCGGCGGCTTCATGAACCCAATCGATGAGCTCACCCTCGTGGTTTGATTGCCTAAAGTACAGGTCAATGCCCAACTCACCGGCGCGCTCGAGCAATTGCTTTTCGACGTCTGCCAACGTGGTTGTCCCATACACCTCAGGTTGGCGTTTGCCGAGCCGGTTCAAGTTGGGACCGTTGAGAACCATGATTGAAGTCGGTGAATTCGTCATAGCTACCCTCTCACTCCGAGATCGCTTCGTAGGCGGCGCGCATCTCGTCGACAGTCGCGTCCTCGAGGCGGGTGCAGGACCCGAGACCGTCGAGCACGACAAAGCGAATGCGGCCGTCGCGGTTCTTCTTGTCGCGCGTCATCCCGGCGTAGAGCTCATCGAACGCGCCTGCCTCGTAGCGGGTCGGCAAGCCGGCTCCCGAGATGATTTCTTGGTGGAGCGCTAGCAAGGAGTCGTCGATAAGCTTGCGCCCGTGCGCGAGATGGGCCGCGAACATCATGCCGACTGCCACCGCATTGCCGTGGCGCCAGCGGTAGTCTTCGCGCAGCTCGATCGCGTGACCGAGCGTGTGCCCGTAGTTCAGGATTTCGCGCAAACCGGATTCCTTGAGGTCCTGGCTGACCACCTTGGCTTTGACTGCGACGGAGCGCTGCACAAGTTCCTCGATGTGCTTGTCGGCGCCGTCTTGGTAGAGCTCCAAGATGCGCGGATCGGCGATGAACCCGGTCTTGATCAGTTCTGCGGAGCCGGAGACGAGTTCGTCCCCGGGCAGGGTGTAGAGGCGTTCGAGGTCGATGACCACGGCGGACGGCTCGTGGAACGCGCCGACAAGGTTCTTGCCGGTCGCAGTGTTGATGCCGGTCTTGCCGCCGACGGCCGCGTCCACCATCGCGAGCAACGTGGTAGGTACCTGGAAGACCTTGATTCCGCGCATCCACGTCGCGGCGACGAAGCCTGCGAGGTCAGTCGCCGCACCGCCGCCGAGGCCGATCACCGCGTCCTGGCGGGCAAAACCAGCTCGGCCAAGCTCGTCCCACAAACGGCCGGCAACGGCGAGATCCTTGCCGTCTTCCGCGTCCGGGACCGATGTCAGCAGGGGTTTCACACCGGAGGCGTCGAGGTCGGCCGCGATGCCGCGCGCCACCGCGCCCAGCGCCGGCTGGTGGATGATCGCCGCTTGGCGTGCGCCGGCCTGCTTGACCAGCCCGGCGACCTCTTTGGTGATGTCGTAGCCGATGTGGATCTCGTACGGCGACGGCCCGGTGACCTCAATCGTTGCCATGGTGAACCTCCAGCCTGCCTATTCGGAATCGAGGATGTTGAGCACTTCCGCCACCACGCGCTGCGGCGGGCGAGAGTCGGTGCGTACCCGGTGGTCTGCCACCTCGCGGTAGAACGGCTCGCGAGTGGAAAGCAGGGTGCGGTAGTGCTCCGCCGGGTCGTCCGCGGCTAAGACCGGGCGGGAAGTATCGCCCGCGGTGCGGCGGATACCCTCCTCGGCTGTGACATCGATCCACACCACGTTGTGGTGTTGCAGGAGCCTGCGGGTGGATTCGGTGAGCACCGCTCCCCCACCCAGACTCACGACTCCGCCGGTCGCCAGCGCGCGGGCGACGTAACCCGCCTCAATCTTGCGGAACTCTTCCTCGCCAAGTTCCGCGAACAGGTCGCCGCACCGCTTGCCCTCGCCTTCTTCAATGAGTTTGTCCGAATCCACCATCGGCAAGCTGAGCGCTCGAGATAGGCGCCGGCCGATGGTGGACTTGCCGGCGCCGGGCGGGCCAACGAGGACCACGCGGGGGGCATCGTTGACCATTTGCGAACCCGACGGCTGCGCTACCGCATCAGCGTCAGCTTCGTCGAAGATGTCGTCTGTCACGTCGTTGACAATGCCCCCGACGAGATCTGTTGCATCGTGCACGAAGTTCACCTTTCCCTGTAGTTGCTCAGGCATCGAACGACAGGCGTTCGCGGACGTAATCGTTGTAGGACTCGATGTTGCGCTTGACCTCGTCGAGGCTGTCGCCGCCGAATTTCTCCGTCACAGCGCGCGCCAGCACGAGCGCGACCATCGCCTCGGCCACGACACCACCGGCCGGCACAGCGCACACATCCGAACGCTGGTGGATACCGGTCGCGGCCTCACCGGTTGCCATATCCACCGTCTGCAGCGCGCGAGGCACAGTGGAAATTGGCTTCATCGCTGCGCGCACCCGCAATTGCTCGCCGTTAGTCATGCCGCCTTCAAGCCCGCCAGCGCGGTTAGTTAGGCGGTGCAGGCCGGCTTCGTCGCGCACCATCTCGTCGTGAGCTTCGGAGCCGCGCCGGCGCGCCTCAGCGAACCCGTCGCCAATCTCCACACCCTTGACGGACTGAATGCCCATTAGCGCCGCGGCCAGCTGCGCATCGAGGCGGTGCTCGCCGGAGATGTGCGAGCCGAGACCAATCGGTAGCCCGTCCACAATCACCTCGACCACACCACCGAGCGTGTCGCCGGCCTTCTTCGCCGCCTCAATGCAGGCAACCATGTCGGCCTCAGCTTCAGCATCGTAGGCACGCACCGGGGAAGCATCGATTGCGGCAAGATCGCCAAAGCTTGGCGACGGCCCCTCGTACGGCGCCGATTCCCCAATCGAAATGACGTGGGAGAATACCTCCACACCGAGCGTCTCGCGCAGGAACGCGCGTACCACCGAAGCCGCGGCCACGCGTGCGGCGGTCTCACGGGCAGACGATCGCTCCAGCACCGGACGGGCGGAGTCAAAGCCGTACTTGATCATTCCGGCGAAATCGGCATGACCTGGGCGCGGGCGCGTGAGTGTTGCGCCGCGGCCAGACGCCATCGCCTTGGCTACCTCCGGGTCATCCATGTCAACCGGATCCGGCGACATAATCGTGGTCCATTTCGGCCACTCGGTGTTGCCGATCATGATGGCAATGGGGCTGCCGATAGTGCGCCCGTGCAGGATGCCGGTGAGCAGAGTCAGTTCATCGGCCTCGAACTTCATTCGGGCGCCGCGGCCGTATCCGAGACGGCGGCGGGCGAGCTGGTCGCTGATTTCTTCTTGAGTGATCGGCACGCCGGCCGGCATGTTCTCAACGAGCGCGACAAGCGCTTGTCCATGGGATTCCCCAGAGGTGGTCCAACGAAGCATGCGTGCATTGTCTCACACCGCATCTGCCCTGGGCTGCGTTAGGAGCCGAACGGGTGGGGCCACAGCACACCCACGATCACGACTGCCCAAGCGGCGGCGAGCATTGACGGGCCGTGCGGTAGCGTCCGAGCCTTCAGTAGCGTGGCGAAAAGTGCGGTGAACAGGCCCGACAAGGCAACAGCACAGATGACCCCAGCGAGCCCGGCGACCCAGGCAACGGCAATCCCAAGCGGGAGAGCGAGCTTAATGTCACCGCCCCCGATCCCCCGCCCCGTGAGGAGATACCCCGCTGGCCACACCAACCCCCACAACGCAAGCGGGTGAAAGACGCACGCCACAAGCGCAAGCACACCCGCGGGGATGGTCAGTGCGTCGGGAAGCCGTCTGCGGTGGACGTCGAAAAGCACGAGCGCGATGCTCCAAACCCCGCAAACCGCAACGAGTACAGCTCCCCCAAGCCCCATGCTCATGCAGTGTAACGAGCGTAGAGGTCCTGCCCCAGTGCTGCCCTAGTGCTGCCCCAGTGCTGACCTAGTGCTGCGAGGCGACGTGGGCAAAGAGCGCCTCGCGCATCGCTTCGCGCGGGGCAGGCACGCCTGTGAACTGCTCGAACTGGGAGTACGACTGAGCAGCGAGCATGACCAGCCCGCCGACCGTGTTGTAGCCGTGGGACGCGGCGCGCACCGAGAGCGGGGTGGGCCACGGGTCGTAGATCACATCGAGAACCGGGGCATGTGCCAGGTCGTTGACGTAAGCCTCGATGGCTTGCGACGGCACCGTGGACACCACGACGTCAGCGGCAACGGTGGCCGCGGCGATGTCGGTGTCGAAAGTGGAGAAGGTGACGTCGATACCTTCCGTGAGGTCAGCGAGCTCCGCGGCGCGGTCGGAGCGGTTTAGCACGTGGATGCGCTCTACGCCGAGCTGGGCCAGCGCCCACAGCGCGGGGCGCGCAGTGCCGCCTGCACCAACCACAACCGCGCTGCGGATCGGCTCGCCTCGGGTGAGCTCGTCGAGCGCTGCGAGCAAACCTTCGCAGTCGGTGTTGTCGGCCCGCCAACCGGCTTCCAGTTTTTCCGGGTCAATGCGCACCAACGTGTTTGCGGAGCCGATCGCCCGAGCACGTTCCGTGACTTCGTCGGCGAACTCCAGCGCGGCGAACTTCGCCGGCATGGTGACGGAGAACCCGCGGAACTCGGGCCCGGCCTCGCCGACGATGCGCGCCAGATCCTCCCCCGTGCACTCGATGCGGGTGTAGCTCCAATCGGCCAATCCCGCCGCCAGGTATCCGGAATTGTGCAGCACCGGGGAAAGCGAGTGCGCAATCGGCGACCCGAGTACCGCGGCCCGATGCCCCGGGTTGGCGTGGCCGGGGTCGACGGAGGCGTCGTTAAGCATGAAGCTCCTAGCGCTGCGAATCCAAGATGCCGGAGTCAACTGCGCGCTGGGTGTCGCGCAGGTGATCCTCGAAGGTGCTGTTGAACACGGTGGTGCCGTCCTGGTCCACGGTGACAAAGAAGAGCCAGTCGCCGTCGGCCGGGTTCTCCATCGCGTCAATCGCCTCCATCGACGGGGATGCAATGGGGGTCTGTGGGAGGCCGTCCATGGCGTAGGTGTTCCACGGGGTGACCGCCGCGCGATCCTCGTCGGTGGTGGCCACCTCGACATCGGTGAGGCCGTAGTTGACGGTGGAGTCGAACTCCAGGCGCATCGGGACGTCGAGACGGTTCAGGATCACGCGGGCGACCTTGTCGAACTCACCCGCTGGTGCCTCGCGCTCGACCAGGGATGCCGCGACCAGCAGCTCATAAGGGGTCAAGCCGATTACGCGGGCGCGATCCACAATCCCGGTGTCGTTGTACTGCTTTGCGGAGCGGGACACCAGGTCGGTGAGAATCTCCTCGGCCGAAGCATCCGGGTCAATAACGTACTCACCAGGCGCGATCAGGCCTTCGAGGCGCTTCGGGTCGCCTGCGCGGGCGGACACGGTCTCAATGGCCCACTCCGGCACGCCGAGTTGCTTTGGATCCGCGTTCGCGGCGACATCTTGCAGCTGCTTCGCATCCACGCAGTCCTGCTCGTTCGAGCCGCGGCAGGTGACCTCTTGGATCATGGAGTAAATGCCGTAGCGGGTCTGCCCGCCGAGCACGTTCACGTCCATCAGGGTCGCACCGCCGTAGACCTTCACCGGGGTAATCCGGTTTTCCTCGCTCAGCAGGGCGTCCACTGCAGACTTTGCGCTCATCTGGCCTTCCAGGCGGTAAAAGCCCGGGTGAATATTGTCGGCGTCCGGGTGGTTCGCCACCGCAGTCTGAAACGCGCCGTCGGAGGCGACAATGTCGCGCTTCTCCAACTCTGGGCCGAGCTGGGAAATGGTGGAGCCCTCCGGGATCTCCACAATCTCCTCTACCCCGTTGCCGGACCCCTCAAAGTCCCGCGGCGCGGCACCATTGCGCGCCACCGCGATCCAGGCGATCAAGCCGACGATCAGCAGAAGGGAGGCGATGAGCACGGCAATACTGCGCGTGCGCCCCTGAGCGTGTGATCGGGTGGTCACGATTCGTTCTCCTTGAGGTTGGTCTTCCGGCCATCGAGCCACGACTGCAGAATTTCAACTGCCGCGGCCTGGTCGATGAACTTTCGGCCTTGCTTCTCCGAGGTGCCAGCAGCGCGCATCGCGTTCGTTGCCACCACGGTAGTCAACCGCTCATCCGCCATCCGCACCGGCACGTTCGTGCGGCGGTGGATGCGGAAGGCGATCTCTTTCGCGTGCTTTACGCTTGCAGAACCGTTGCCCTGCAGATCCCGCGGCAAGCCGACCACGACTTCAACCACGTCATTGTCTTTCACCAGTTGGGCCAGCCGATCGATATCTGCTCCATCGCGGTCTTTAAATCCGGTGACCCGGCCCACGGTCTCTGCTGGCGTTGCCAACCGCGCGTCTCTGTCGGAGATCGCGACGCCGATGCGGACGGTGCCCACGTCAACGCCTAAGCGCCGCCCCGGGCCCGGGTCGTCCACTCCGGGGATGTCTGGCTCAACTTTCATCATGCTCGTCTTTCGGTCGAAGGTCGCGCAAGTCACGGCCGTCGGTTCGACGCTATCGCTTATCGACGATTCTCCCAGGCCGCCCTACCGGCGTGTCACGTAATCGATTCGTTACCTAAGCAAGCGCGTCACGGATCGCGGCGAGACCGGCATCAATGCCGGCTGGGTTAGCGCCGGAACCCTGTGCTAGATCCGGCTTTCCGCCGCCCTTGCCGTCAACGTAGGTGCCGAACGTCTTGACCAGTTCCCCAGCTTTGACACCGGATTCAACTGCCGCGGGTGTCGCTGCGATAGCGAAAGCCGCCTTGCCGTTGTCCGCGGATGCCAGGACCACGACCGCGTCGTCGCCCGTGAGCTTGCCGCGCACGTCGCTGACCATGGTGCGCAGATCGCCGGTGTTGATCCCGTCGGGCAAGTGAACGGCGACGAGCTTGTGGGCGCCGACCGTTTCCGCTTTCGCGGCGAGATCGCCCGTGCCAGCGAGCAACTGTTGGCGGTGAAGGTTCTCAATCTCCTTCTCCGCCGCGCGCAGGCGCTCAGTCAGCTGGGCGATGCGCTCCGGGAGCTGCTCCGACGGGGTTTTCAGCTCCGTTGCCAACCCGGAGGCCAGTGCCGCCTCCTTGGAGAAGTAGCGGAAGGACTCCAAACCTGAGTATGCCTCGATGCGGCGCGCACCCGAACCCACCGAGGACTCGCCGAGCACCGCCACCGGGCCGATCTGCGACGAGTGCTCCACGTGAGTGCCACCGCAGAGCTCGATTGAGAACGGACCGCCGATCTCAACGACACGCACGCGGTCGCCGTAGTTCTCGCCGAACAGGGCCATCGCGCCCATCGCCTTCGCCTCCTCCAGGGAGGTTTCGATGGTGTTCACCGCGAAGTCCGCGTCGACGGCTTGGTTGGTGATCGTGGCGATCTCCTCCAACTGCGCGTCTGAGAGCTGCTCGGTGTAGTTGAAGTCGAAGCGCAGGTAGCCAGGCTTATTCAACGAACCCGCCTGAACCGCAGTCGGGCCGAGCACCTGGCGCAGCGCCGCGTGGATGAGGTGAGTCGCGGTGTGAGCCTGGCGCGCACCGTGGCGCCAGGCGCCGTCGACCTCAGCAGTGACGGTAGAGCCCAAATCAAGCCCGCCGTTTTGCACCGTTGCCTTGTGCACCCAGAGCTTCTTGCCGATGCGCTGCACGTCGCCGACGTTGAGCACCGTCTCCCCCATTACCAGGCGTCCGCGGTCCGCCATCTGGCCACCGGCCTCGGCGTACATCGGGGTGACGTCGAGAATGACCTCAACCTCGTCGCCCTGGTTGACTTCGGTGACTTTCTCACCGTCTTTGACCAGGCCGATCACATTCGCGTCGTGAGTAAGCTGGTCGTAGCCGACGAACTCGGTCGGGTGCGCATCCACCCACTCGCGGTAGAGCGAGTCGTCGCGATTGCCCATCTTCTTGGCCTTGTTGTCGGCTTTTGCGCGGTTGCGCTGCTCCTCCATAGCTGCGTTGAATGCATCCATGTCAACCTCGAGGCCCGCCTCCCGCGCCATCTCCATGGTCAGGTCGATCGGGAAACCGTAAGTGTCGTGCAGCTCGAAGGCCTGCTCGCCGCTGAGCAACGTCGAACCGGACGCCTTGAGCGCCTCAGCGGCTTCGTCGAAGCGGTGCGTGCCGGATTCAAGCGTCTTGGAGAAGGCCCGTTCCTCCGCCAGCGCAACGCGCAGGATGCGATCGCGGTTGTCGGTGATCTCCGGGAAAGACGGAGTCATCGTGTCCATGATGGTGTTCATCAGCGGCTCAAGCACCTCGCCGGTGGCGCCGAGCAGGCGCGCGGAGCGGATGATGCGGCGCAGCAGGCGGCGCAAGATGTAGCCGCGGCCCTCGTTGGACGGGGTGACGCCGTCCAGGATGATCATCATGGAGGTGCGCGAGTGGTCCGCAATCACGCGGAAGCGCACGTCATCAGCCGGGTTGCCGGCGTCGTACTTGGTGCCTGTCAACTCCTGCGCCACATCGATTACCGGGCGCAGCAGGTCAGTTTCATAGACATTGTCGACGCCCTGCAGGATGCAGGCCACGCGCTCAACACCAAGGCCGGTATCGATGTTCTTATTCGGCAGCTCGCCGAGGATCTCGAAGCCGCCCTTCTTGTCGCCGGCGCCGCGAATGGACTCCATGAACACGAGGTTCCAGATCTCCATGTAGCGGTTGTCGTCCGCGATCGGCCCGCCCTCTTTGCCGTACTCTGATCCGCGGTCGTAGTAAATCTCGGAGCACGGGCCGCACGGACCAGGAATACCCATGGACCAGAAGTTGTCCTCCATGCCCATGCGCTGGATGCGCTCGGCCGGCACGCCGATCTTGTGCTCCCAGATCTCGGCGGCCTCGTCGTCCTCGGTGTAGACCGTGACCCACAGGCGCTCCGGGTCGAGACCGAGGCCGCCCTCCTCAACCGGACCGGTCAAAAGCGTCCACGCGTGCGTAATCGCACCCTCTTTGAAGTACTGGCCGAAGGAGAAGTTGCCGGCCATCTGGAAGAAGGTGTTGTGGCGGGTCGTAATGCCCACCTCTTCGATATCCAGGGTGCGCACGCACTTCTGGATGGACGTCGCGAGGCCGTTCTCGAACGGTGGGGTCTGCTGGCCCAAGAAGTACGGCTTGAACGGCACCATGCCCGCGTTGACGAACAGCAGGGTCGGGTCGTCGAGAATCAGCGAGGCGCTGGGCACCTCGGTGTGCCCGGTTTCGACGAAATGGTTGGTAAACCGCTCCCGGATTTCGTGTGTCTGCACGGGGTGTACGTCCTTTCGCTGGCGCGTGAATAGGCCTTGAGTCAATCCCGCACCATGTTACCCCGGCCCCAACGGGCCCCCGCACCCTACCGTCCGCGCACAATCGCGCGCAGCCGGCCGAAGTAGTCGCGGATTCGCTTCTCCGCGCCGTGGTCCGTCGGCTGGTAGTACTCGCGATCTTCCAGGCCGTCGGGAATGTATTGCTGCTCGACCACGCCGCGCGGATCGTCGTGCGGGTAAATGTAGCCCACGGCGTTGCCCAGCTGCTTCGCGCCTTCGTAGTGCCCGTCGCGCAGATGCGGCGGAACGGTGCCCACATGTCCGGCGCGAATGTCCGCCTGGGCGGCGCTGATTGCCTGGTACACCGAAGCCGACTTCGGCGCGGTGGCCAGGTGAATCGTCGCCTGCGCAAGCGCCAGGCGCCCCTCGGGCATCCCGATGAACTGCACCGCCTGCGCCGCGGCCGTCGCCGTTTGCAGCGCGGTCGGGTCCGCCATTCCCACATCCTCGGAGGCGTGGATGACCAGCCGCCGCGCGATGAACCGCGGGTCCTCTCCCGCTTCAATCATCCGCGCCAAGTAGTGCAGCGCCGCATCCACGTCCGAACCGCGGATCGATTTGATGAACGCGCTGACCACGTCGTAGTGCTGGTCGCCGTCGCGGTCGTAGCGCACCACCGCACGGTTAACGTTGTCGCGCACCACTTCCAGCGTCACCGTGCCGCCTTCCGGCACCGCTTCCGCCGCGGCCTCGAGATACGTCAGCGCACGTCGCGCGTCGCCTCCAGCAAGGAGGATGAGCTGGTCACACGCATCGTCGTCAAGCGAAATGCTCCCTCCAAGCCCCCGCTCGTCGTGCACAGCACGGGTGAGCACCTCGCGCACGTCGTCGTCCGAGAGAGACTCAAGCTTGAGCAGCAACGAGCGGCTGAGCAGCGGCGCAACGACTGAAAAGCTGGGGTTTTCCGTGGTCGCGGCGACAAGCAGAACCGTACGGTTTTCTACCGCCGCAAGCAGCGCGTCCTGCTGGGTTTTGGAAAACCGGTGCACCTCGTCGATGAACAGCACCGTCTTCCCGCCGCGGACTAGGTCGCGGCGGGCGGCATCGATCACCGCGCGCACCTCCTTGACCCCCGAGCTCAGCGCCGAGAGCCCCACGAAGTTCTGCCCCATCGTCTGCGCGATCAGCGACGCAATCGTCGTCTTGCCCGTCCCCGGCGGACCATACAGAATCACACTCGCCGCGCCCGAGCCCTCCACCAGACGGCGCAGGGGCTTGCCCTCAGAAAGCAGGTGTTGCTGCCCCGCAATCTCGTCCAGCGAGCGCGGGCGCATCCGCGCAGCCAGTGGCGCGTCGCGGCCAGCTTCAAAAAAGCTCGCCCCGCGGGCCGGGGCAGTTTCGCTTATCGACGCCCCCTTCACCACCTCCCCGTCCCCAAACAGACCTCCCTGCGTCACGGCTTCGTCCTTTACTGGAACCGGTCGGCGACGCGGTTGGCAAAGTCGGCGATGACCAGATAGGCCGTGTCGCGGCCTGTGCCGGCATAGCTGGCCAATGCCAGAAACGTCTCGCGGAGGTCCGCGCGCACGAGGGTTTCAGACGGGTCGAATGGGCCGCTCTCGGAAGGGCGCAGCACATCCTCACCGGTGTCGAGGTCGAAATCCTCGACGTCGCCCTCGGGGTCGATGCCGGCGCGCTCGAATTCGTCTGCCAGGTCCGCGTCGTTGGCCGCCAGATCGGCCACGCCGACCGGGTTAAGCACAGAGACGCTAGAGAGCGCCCAGCCGATCATCGCCCCGGTGATGCGTGCCTGGAGGGTGTCTTCGTGGTTGAGCAGCGGCCAGGTGCCGCGGACCTCGTGGAGCCAAGCATCGATGAAGGCCTGAGATGCTTCATCGTTGTACGGCCGCGGCGAGAGGTAAAGGGGGAAGCCGGCAACGACGAAAGCAACGTCAAAGCTTGCGTCGCGAAACCCTGCCCATTCGTAATCCAGAAACTGCGTGCCGCCGGCGGTGTAGATGACGTTGTCCGGGGAAAGATCGAAGGGTGTGAACGCGCGAATGCCGCCGCGCAGCAGCCGCGACTGCAGGTTCGCAGCACTCACCGTGACTTCGCTGGGCACCTCGATGCCGGCTTGGACTAGCATCTCCAGTCCGAGTCGGATGCGGTGCGCAAGCAGCCGATCGCGCAGCTGCTGGATCTTTTCCGCACCGGTGCGCGACCGCGTCATGCGGTTGAACAGCACGTTGAAGGAATCTTCCTTGTCCGCCGTACCCGCGTGCAGACGTCCGAGCGCGCTGCCCAGGTTGCGCAAGATCTGCACGTGCTGTTCTTCGTCGGCGCGCTCCAACATGGCGGCAAGCGTGTCGCCGTCGCCTGCGTCCGAGATGATGAGCATCCGCGCGTCCGTGTCGTACGCCAGCAACACCGGACCTGGACGGATCTCGCTGGAGAGCGAGGTGGTGAACTGGTACGAGACGATCTCGCGGAGAAACGCGGCGTCGTCAAGCGCGTAACCCGTCTCCGGCGCGTGTTTGACCACTATCGAGCGGTGCTGCAGGAACGGGTTGGTGGCCACTTTGACGCGGTAGACCCCCGCGAGACCAGAGCCGGAAAGCCGGGTGACCTCGCTTAGTTTCTGCGTTCCCCCGTAGCGGCGGGTGAGGATGTCTTCGGCTGCGGCGATGATGGAATCCTGCTGCATGGTGTTCCTCTCCTCGGCGTTGCGGGCCGATTCGTATCGCGCCCTATCTTCGCACACGCCACATCCCGGACCCCTGGACGTTAACTGCCAGATTTGTCAGGGTTCCGAGAAGGCTGAGCGTGTACTCGTAGCGCCTACTTGGTTTCCCCAGCGCCTGCGGCTTCCGCCTCGTTGTCCGCCGCCTCATCGCTCAGGCGGACCTCGTTGTGGCGCTCTCCGGCTCCAGCCTTGTCGTCCTGCTTCTTGGGTTTGAAGTCGACGCCGGTTTCTGCGCGCTGTGCAGCCGGAATCGGCGCGGGCGCATCCGTGAGCGGATCGACGCCCCCACCGGACTTCGGGAACGCAATCACGTCGCGGATCGAGTCGAACCCGCCGAGCAGACTCACAATGCGATCCCAGCCGAACGCAATGCCGCCGTGCGGCGGAGCACCGAACGCGAAGGCGTCGAGGAGGAAGCCGAACTTCTCCTGCGCCTCGGCTTCACCGATGCCCATGACATCGAAGACGCGCTCCTGCACGTCGCGCTGGTGGATACGGATCG belongs to Corynebacterium glaucum and includes:
- the aroQ gene encoding type II 3-dehydroquinate dehydratase, whose protein sequence is MTNSPTSIMVLNGPNLNRLGKRQPEVYGTTTLADVEKQLLERAGELGIDLYFRQSNHEGELIDWVHEAADHGWPVIINPGGFTHTSVALRDALAEVADGAGFIEVHISNVHAREPFRAHSYLSPIARGVIAGLGTYGYVLALDSIVHNSQEG
- the aroB gene encoding 3-dehydroquinate synthase gives rise to the protein MATIEVTGPSPYEIHIGYDITKEVAGLVKQAGARQAAIIHQPALGAVARGIAADLDASGVKPLLTSVPDAEDGKDLAVAGRLWDELGRAGFARQDAVIGLGGGAATDLAGFVAATWMRGIKVFQVPTTLLAMVDAAVGGKTGINTATGKNLVGAFHEPSAVVIDLERLYTLPGDELVSGSAELIKTGFIADPRILELYQDGADKHIEELVQRSVAVKAKVVSQDLKESGLREILNYGHTLGHAIELREDYRWRHGNAVAVGMMFAAHLAHGRKLIDDSLLALHQEIISGAGLPTRYEAGAFDELYAGMTRDKKNRDGRIRFVVLDGLGSCTRLEDATVDEMRAAYEAISE
- a CDS encoding shikimate kinase; its protein translation is MVNDAPRVVLVGPPGAGKSTIGRRLSRALSLPMVDSDKLIEEGEGKRCGDLFAELGEEEFRKIEAGYVARALATGGVVSLGGGAVLTESTRRLLQHHNVVWIDVTAEEGIRRTAGDTSRPVLAADDPAEHYRTLLSTREPFYREVADHRVRTDSRPPQRVVAEVLNILDSE
- the aroC gene encoding chorismate synthase, giving the protein MLRWTTSGESHGQALVALVENMPAGVPITQEEISDQLARRRLGYGRGARMKFEADELTLLTGILHGRTIGSPIAIMIGNTEWPKWTTIMSPDPVDMDDPEVAKAMASGRGATLTRPRPGHADFAGMIKYGFDSARPVLERSSARETAARVAAASVVRAFLRETLGVEVFSHVISIGESAPYEGPSPSFGDLAAIDASPVRAYDAEAEADMVACIEAAKKAGDTLGGVVEVIVDGLPIGLGSHISGEHRLDAQLAAALMGIQSVKGVEIGDGFAEARRRGSEAHDEMVRDEAGLHRLTNRAGGLEGGMTNGEQLRVRAAMKPISTVPRALQTVDMATGEAATGIHQRSDVCAVPAGGVVAEAMVALVLARAVTEKFGGDSLDEVKRNIESYNDYVRERLSFDA
- a CDS encoding prepilin peptidase, with amino-acid sequence MGLGGAVLVAVCGVWSIALVLFDVHRRRLPDALTIPAGVLALVACVFHPLALWGLVWPAGYLLTGRGIGGGDIKLALPLGIAVAWVAGLAGVICAVALSGLFTALFATLLKARTLPHGPSMLAAAWAVVIVGVLWPHPFGS
- a CDS encoding shikimate dehydrogenase gives rise to the protein MLNDASVDPGHANPGHRAAVLGSPIAHSLSPVLHNSGYLAAGLADWSYTRIECTGEDLARIVGEAGPEFRGFSVTMPAKFAALEFADEVTERARAIGSANTLVRIDPEKLEAGWRADNTDCEGLLAALDELTRGEPIRSAVVVGAGGTARPALWALAQLGVERIHVLNRSDRAAELADLTEGIDVTFSTFDTDIAAATVAADVVVSTVPSQAIEAYVNDLAHAPVLDVIYDPWPTPLSVRAASHGYNTVGGLVMLAAQSYSQFEQFTGVPAPREAMREALFAHVASQH
- the mltG gene encoding endolytic transglycosylase MltG encodes the protein MTTRSHAQGRTRSIAVLIASLLLIVGLIAWIAVARNGAAPRDFEGSGNGVEEIVEIPEGSTISQLGPELEKRDIVASDGAFQTAVANHPDADNIHPGFYRLEGQMSAKSAVDALLSEENRITPVKVYGGATLMDVNVLGGQTRYGIYSMIQEVTCRGSNEQDCVDAKQLQDVAANADPKQLGVPEWAIETVSARAGDPKRLEGLIAPGEYVIDPDASAEEILTDLVSRSAKQYNDTGIVDRARVIGLTPYELLVAASLVEREAPAGEFDKVARVILNRLDVPMRLEFDSTVNYGLTDVEVATTDEDRAAVTPWNTYAMDGLPQTPIASPSMEAIDAMENPADGDWLFFVTVDQDGTTVFNSTFEDHLRDTQRAVDSGILDSQR
- the ruvX gene encoding Holliday junction resolvase RuvX, producing the protein MKVEPDIPGVDDPGPGRRLGVDVGTVRIGVAISDRDARLATPAETVGRVTGFKDRDGADIDRLAQLVKDNDVVEVVVGLPRDLQGNGSASVKHAKEIAFRIHRRTNVPVRMADERLTTVVATNAMRAAGTSEKQGRKFIDQAAAVEILQSWLDGRKTNLKENES
- the alaS gene encoding alanine--tRNA ligase, translated to MQTHEIRERFTNHFVETGHTEVPSASLILDDPTLLFVNAGMVPFKPYFLGQQTPPFENGLATSIQKCVRTLDIEEVGITTRHNTFFQMAGNFSFGQYFKEGAITHAWTLLTGPVEEGGLGLDPERLWVTVYTEDDEAAEIWEHKIGVPAERIQRMGMEDNFWSMGIPGPCGPCSEIYYDRGSEYGKEGGPIADDNRYMEIWNLVFMESIRGAGDKKGGFEILGELPNKNIDTGLGVERVACILQGVDNVYETDLLRPVIDVAQELTGTKYDAGNPADDVRFRVIADHSRTSMMIILDGVTPSNEGRGYILRRLLRRIIRSARLLGATGEVLEPLMNTIMDTMTPSFPEITDNRDRILRVALAEERAFSKTLESGTHRFDEAAEALKASGSTLLSGEQAFELHDTYGFPIDLTMEMAREAGLEVDMDAFNAAMEEQRNRAKADNKAKKMGNRDDSLYREWVDAHPTEFVGYDQLTHDANVIGLVKDGEKVTEVNQGDEVEVILDVTPMYAEAGGQMADRGRLVMGETVLNVGDVQRIGKKLWVHKATVQNGGLDLGSTVTAEVDGAWRHGARQAHTATHLIHAALRQVLGPTAVQAGSLNKPGYLRFDFNYTEQLSDAQLEEIATITNQAVDADFAVNTIETSLEEAKAMGAMALFGENYGDRVRVVEIGGPFSIELCGGTHVEHSSQIGPVAVLGESSVGSGARRIEAYSGLESFRYFSKEAALASGLATELKTPSEQLPERIAQLTERLRAAEKEIENLHRQQLLAGTGDLAAKAETVGAHKLVAVHLPDGINTGDLRTMVSDVRGKLTGDDAVVVLASADNGKAAFAIAATPAAVESGVKAGELVKTFGTYVDGKGGGKPDLAQGSGANPAGIDAGLAAIRDALA